CAAAGTGTTGATCGATCAATTCCAAGTGATTTTGCTGCTTCTGCCTTACTTTCATATTGCTTTAGCGCTACTTGGATTAAATCTTTTTCTTTTTCTTTAATGGTCGCATTGCCAGCAGTTGTGTCGGATCTGTTTATTCTAAGTTTAGGATAATAATACGAGGCATCTTTTGCAGATATGGCTGAATCTTGTTGAAGCAAGACAATTCGTTCCAAGACATTTCTTAACTCACGGATATTTCCCGGCCAGTGATACTCTTGTAATACAGAAAAAAAGTCTTCATCAATCTTTTCAATTTGTTTGCGGTGCTGTTCATTGAATTGCCGGATAAAATGGCGGGTAAGGAGGGGGATATCAGCAAGCCTTGTGCGTAATGGCGGCAAATCAAGTGAAAGCACATTTAAACGATAGTATAAATCATTTCTAAACCGCTTATTTTCAATTTCGGATTCAATGTTTGTATTGGTTGCTGCGATAATACGAACATTCACAGGTATTGTTCGCTTGCCCCCAATCCTTCGAATTGATCTCTCCTGTAAAACTCTTAATAAGTGCGCCTGAATTTGCAATGGCATTTCACCTATTTCATCCAAAAATAAAGTTCCTCCATGCGCCAATTCAAATAGTCCTTGTTTTCCTCCTTTTCTTGCTCCTGTAAAACTTCCTTCTTCATAGCCAAATAGTTCACTCTCTAGTAAACTTTCAGGGAATGCGGCACAATTAACTGCCACAAAAGGTCCAATTGCTCTGGTGCTTTGTAAATGAATTCCCTGGGCAAATAATTCTTTTCCTGTTCCAGACTCCCCTGTAATTAATACTGTAGCGTCCGTTTTTGCAAATACCTTGGCCTGTTCCTTTGCTTCACAGATTTTTTTTGCTTCTCCTACAATATCATTAAGTGTATATTTAGCCTCTAGACCATTCTCATGCAGCTTTTTCCTTAACTTCATTTCAAGCCTTTGCAGGTCTGTAATCTCTTTAAAATTGGATACTGCTCCTACAACAGTGTTATTAAGAATAACAGGATACCGATTAATCATGAATTGACGGTCCTGAATTTTGGCTACATCCCCTATTTCCTTCTTACCTGTTTGCAGAACTCTCAGCATATCAGAATTCGGGATATAATCTGTAATATTTCGGCCAATAACTTCTGCTTCCAAACCCAGAAATACTTTCGCATTATTATTGGTCAACGTGATTTTCCCTTGCCGGTCAACTGCTATTAAACCATCATGTGCAGAATCTACAATAGCCTGTACTTGATATTTTTCTTTAAACATCTCTTTCGTAACATCGATTAATTGGATTGCCTGACGAATAGCGGAAATTACCGTATCCATTGAAGGCTGAACAAAAAAGAGATGCTTCTTAGATTGCTGTAAAAATGAAAGGTTTTTTTCCCAAGAAGAAACAAGAATGGATGTGTTTTTCTTTGCGTAGCCGTAATGAACCTGTTCCCTGCTGCAAATTTCAAAACGATTTTGATGCCTTATATGATTTTCAGTATCTAACCACTTTTTTTCTTCTTCTGAGACCATAATAAGAGGATTTTTATCGTTAAGATCATGATCTTCTATTGTTTTTTCGAAATCACTTAAATGAATGGACAATGAAACAACTGGGATGGAAAGTGAGTGAACCTCGTTTACATAAGTTAAGGGCGTAATTAGAACAAATGGGTTCATCATATGATCTATAACTGTTTTTTTTGAGTGAAAGCAGGAAGGCTGATGACCGTGTTCACTTAAAATTCGAGTGACGATTGCTTCTAGTGTTTTATTCAATTTATACAATGCGATCAATTTCTCCACTCTCCTTCTTTTTTATAATTTATCATATTCATACATAAAAAAAGAGCCCAATTCTCTTGAACTCATCAACAAAGCCTATCATTCAAGATAAAGAGCAGTCCATTCTACCCTACATGAATCCAATGGTGGAACGGTTAGCAAATCCTTGGCTTTTTATATGAAAAGGTGCATCTATTGCTCCCTTTATTGAAGTTTTTTATCTGGCGTTTATCTCCCTTACTAATACTCCAATAGCGTCCTTCTTCTCAAGCGAGGTCATTTTCTCTTTCATTTCATCCCTTCTTTTCTTTAAATCAGCAAGATGTATAACCAATGTATCAACAGATAAATTTTCTTCCTCAAGCATCATAGCATATCCTTTTTCCTGAAATGATCTTCCGTTTAATATCTGATCTCCCCTGCTTTGATTTTTCGTAAGAGGAATGATGAGCATTGGGATTTTTAATGCAAGGAATTCGAAGATAGAATTTGATCCTCCTCTGGTAATGACAAATTCCGTTGCTGCTAAATAATGCGGCAGCTCGTCAAAAACATATTCGAATTGTTTGTAGTCCTTCAAATTTGTATAGTTCTCATCAACGTTGCCTTTTCCGCATAAATGAATAATCTGATAATCTTTCAGCAGCGGCAATGCAGCTCTAATAGTCTCGTTGATTTTTTTTGCCCCGAGGCTGCCGCCCATCACCGTTAAGACCGGACGTTTGCGGTCAAAGCCGAGCAGCTCCGTTCCTTTGTATGGAGATCCTTTTAAGATACCTCTTCGAATCGGTGAGCCGATGGCAGCTGTTTTATCCTTTGGAAAATAGTTCAGCGTTTCTTCAAACGAAGTAAATATTTTTGTAGCGAAGCGCTGTGCAATTTTATTGGCAAGGCCCGGAGTCATATCGCTTTCATGAATCAGAACAGGAATTTTCAATGATCTGGCTGCAATAATGACCGGTACGGAGACAAAACCGCCTTTTGAGAAAACTAAAGCAGGCTTCAGTTTTCTTAGTACTTTTCTTGCATCCATG
The window above is part of the Metabacillus dongyingensis genome. Proteins encoded here:
- a CDS encoding sigma-54 interaction domain-containing protein, with the translated sequence MEKLIALYKLNKTLEAIVTRILSEHGHQPSCFHSKKTVIDHMMNPFVLITPLTYVNEVHSLSIPVVSLSIHLSDFEKTIEDHDLNDKNPLIMVSEEEKKWLDTENHIRHQNRFEICSREQVHYGYAKKNTSILVSSWEKNLSFLQQSKKHLFFVQPSMDTVISAIRQAIQLIDVTKEMFKEKYQVQAIVDSAHDGLIAVDRQGKITLTNNNAKVFLGLEAEVIGRNITDYIPNSDMLRVLQTGKKEIGDVAKIQDRQFMINRYPVILNNTVVGAVSNFKEITDLQRLEMKLRKKLHENGLEAKYTLNDIVGEAKKICEAKEQAKVFAKTDATVLITGESGTGKELFAQGIHLQSTRAIGPFVAVNCAAFPESLLESELFGYEEGSFTGARKGGKQGLFELAHGGTLFLDEIGEMPLQIQAHLLRVLQERSIRRIGGKRTIPVNVRIIAATNTNIESEIENKRFRNDLYYRLNVLSLDLPPLRTRLADIPLLTRHFIRQFNEQHRKQIEKIDEDFFSVLQEYHWPGNIRELRNVLERIVLLQQDSAISAKDASYYYPKLRINRSDTTAGNATIKEKEKDLIQVALKQYESKAEAAKSLGIDRSTLWRKIKEYKL
- a CDS encoding undecaprenyldiphospho-muramoylpentapeptide beta-N-acetylglucosaminyltransferase, yielding MKKTIVFTGGGSAGHVTPNIAIIDELDKSVWDVQYIGSNKGIEKELIEKISIPYHGISSGKLRRYLDFENVVDSFRVLKGCMDARKVLRKLKPALVFSKGGFVSVPVIIAARSLKIPVLIHESDMTPGLANKIAQRFATKIFTSFEETLNYFPKDKTAAIGSPIRRGILKGSPYKGTELLGFDRKRPVLTVMGGSLGAKKINETIRAALPLLKDYQIIHLCGKGNVDENYTNLKDYKQFEYVFDELPHYLAATEFVITRGGSNSIFEFLALKIPMLIIPLTKNQSRGDQILNGRSFQEKGYAMMLEEENLSVDTLVIHLADLKKRRDEMKEKMTSLEKKDAIGVLVREINAR